Proteins encoded within one genomic window of Sulfurovum sp. XGS-02:
- a CDS encoding tyrosine-protein kinase, translating to MNTDNMQIDEDEIDIKEIFRTLYRYKTMIALMVFVFGLVSSYYAHFKPNVYQASATVEVGLDQRSYGSQDVLAMAMDSGTMNADTEMDIIKSRFLTEKALKEVDFSHRYYTTRRFKEIELYKASPFQVGMLKGYGISFDLFPVDDKSYRLVVEGSEDREGNLWSYDETLPYSQEIITEHFHLNVVKTKEPQDEAYRFVVIDPESLGSFVQGGVSVGQKSKYSTMLEISYADNVALRAQEFANALAEAYIEQNIEKKTQEATRTLDFVDKQLKTITENLKSSAIKLEEFKKTSNTVSLSVKAENIIRQMSEYETKLSEITIQQELLDKLYTQVQSGEDLESIALAGLDKEGSALTGIIKELQAAILEKKILREDYTEMSSKVIKVNKTIAQLKKVMVDTIKNLRESIKEQKVLLEDSVATQQKLLNTLPADERMFGQLQRKFVVNEKIYSYLLEKRSETAIIKASTVSKNRIIDKALYPGFPIKPKRKLIVLVGLILGLILGIALAFLREFLDDRIKEEEDVTKVTEVPMLGLIPHMKESHDTVEVFVSPKSALAESFRNIRTNLQFMAREKNAHVIAITSTIAGEGKTTTSINLGGIMSMADKKTVILNLDMRKPTLHQKFGLQNTQGMSTLLSGHTALEEVIQSTVYENLDIITSGPVPPNPSELIQSPLMETVLERLREEYDVIILDTPPIGLVTDARTLMHFADTSIYLLRADYSKKGFLNSIEKLSKEEISGLGILLNDVKTARNGYGYGYGYGYGYYEEDKH from the coding sequence ATGAATACTGATAATATGCAGATAGATGAAGACGAAATAGATATTAAAGAGATATTTAGAACCTTATATCGATATAAAACCATGATTGCCCTTATGGTGTTTGTATTTGGTCTGGTCAGTAGTTATTATGCCCATTTTAAACCCAATGTCTATCAGGCTTCTGCCACTGTTGAGGTAGGTTTGGATCAACGAAGCTATGGAAGTCAGGATGTGCTTGCAATGGCTATGGATTCTGGAACGATGAATGCCGATACTGAGATGGATATCATCAAGTCAAGATTCCTGACCGAAAAAGCACTCAAAGAGGTCGATTTTTCACATCGTTACTATACGACACGAAGATTTAAAGAGATCGAACTTTATAAAGCGAGTCCTTTTCAAGTAGGTATGCTTAAAGGGTATGGTATCTCTTTTGACCTGTTTCCAGTGGATGATAAAAGTTACCGTTTAGTGGTGGAAGGGTCAGAAGACAGAGAGGGTAACCTCTGGAGTTATGATGAAACCCTTCCTTACAGCCAGGAGATCATCACCGAGCATTTTCATCTTAATGTCGTAAAGACCAAAGAGCCGCAGGATGAAGCGTACCGCTTTGTGGTCATAGATCCAGAAAGCTTAGGAAGCTTTGTTCAAGGCGGTGTCAGTGTGGGGCAGAAATCAAAGTACTCTACTATGCTCGAGATCTCTTATGCGGATAATGTAGCTTTGCGTGCCCAGGAATTTGCCAATGCCTTGGCTGAGGCCTATATAGAACAGAATATAGAGAAAAAGACACAAGAGGCAACACGTACACTTGATTTTGTCGATAAACAGTTGAAAACCATCACTGAAAATCTTAAGAGTTCTGCCATTAAACTCGAAGAGTTTAAAAAAACCTCTAATACTGTCAGTTTAAGTGTGAAAGCAGAAAATATCATCCGTCAGATGAGTGAATATGAAACGAAACTATCGGAGATCACGATCCAGCAGGAACTGTTAGACAAACTCTATACCCAAGTACAATCGGGGGAAGATCTTGAAAGTATCGCATTGGCAGGGTTGGATAAAGAAGGCTCTGCACTTACAGGTATCATCAAAGAGCTTCAGGCTGCGATCTTAGAAAAGAAGATCCTGCGTGAAGACTATACGGAGATGTCTTCTAAAGTGATCAAAGTGAATAAAACCATAGCACAGCTAAAAAAGGTGATGGTCGACACGATAAAGAATCTGAGAGAAAGTATCAAAGAGCAAAAAGTCCTGCTTGAAGACTCCGTGGCTACACAGCAGAAGCTCTTAAATACACTGCCTGCCGATGAGAGAATGTTCGGGCAGCTGCAGCGTAAATTCGTGGTCAATGAAAAGATCTACTCTTATCTTTTGGAGAAGCGGTCAGAGACAGCCATTATCAAAGCCTCGACAGTCAGTAAGAACAGGATCATCGATAAAGCACTCTATCCCGGGTTCCCTATCAAACCTAAGAGGAAGTTGATCGTGTTGGTAGGGTTGATCCTGGGATTGATCCTGGGGATCGCACTTGCCTTTTTAAGAGAGTTCCTCGATGACCGTATCAAAGAGGAAGAGGATGTTACCAAAGTGACAGAGGTACCTATGCTTGGACTTATCCCGCATATGAAAGAGAGTCATGACACGGTCGAGGTATTTGTATCGCCTAAATCTGCTTTGGCCGAATCTTTTAGAAATATCCGTACAAACCTGCAGTTTATGGCAAGAGAGAAGAATGCTCATGTCATCGCTATTACTTCAACGATCGCCGGAGAAGGGAAAACGACAACCAGTATCAACCTGGGCGGGATCATGAGTATGGCCGACAAGAAAACAGTCATCCTGAATCTTGATATGCGAAAACCGACACTGCATCAGAAATTTGGACTTCAAAATACTCAAGGTATGAGTACCTTACTCTCAGGTCATACGGCCTTGGAAGAGGTGATCCAGAGTACCGTGTATGAAAATCTAGACATTATTACTTCCGGACCTGTACCACCAAACCCGAGTGAATTGATCCAGAGCCCTTTGATGGAGACGGTACTGGAAAGGTTAAGAGAAGAGTATGATGTGATCATCCTTGATACGCCTCCGATAGGCCTGGTGACTGATGCACGTACTTTGATGCATTTTGCAGATACAAGTATCTATCTGCTGAGAGCGGATTACTCTAAGAAAGGTTTTTTAAATAGTATAGAGAAACTCTCCAAAGAGGAGATCAGCGGTTTGGGCATCTTGCTCAATGATGTGAAAACGGCAAGAAACGGTTATGGTTACGGTTATGGCTATGGTTACGGTTATTACGAAGAAGACAAGCATTAA
- a CDS encoding porin family protein translates to MKRIVLSGWVVAALSSLGFAGGDLVAVEPVVEVPVVMEDEGSFYLGLGVAAVSTRDAEVSVDWGGTNRQDRLGNLSFLAGYDFNEYFAVEGRYTKSFWHDHQTEMDGWSLFAKPKYPVSEDFSVYALLGYGGVNLDGVKGYLVDYDETGFQWGLGASYEMMENLSLFADYTLPANDMDGSYQGDNTVKADVDAFTVGITYNF, encoded by the coding sequence ATGAAAAGGATAGTGCTTTCGGGATGGGTAGTAGCGGCGTTAAGTAGTTTAGGGTTTGCAGGTGGAGATTTGGTAGCAGTTGAACCAGTAGTTGAAGTACCAGTAGTGATGGAAGATGAGGGCAGTTTTTATTTGGGTCTTGGTGTCGCTGCAGTGAGTACACGTGATGCAGAAGTTTCTGTGGATTGGGGTGGTACAAATAGACAAGATAGACTGGGAAATCTATCTTTTCTCGCAGGATATGATTTCAATGAGTATTTTGCTGTAGAAGGTAGATATACTAAATCTTTCTGGCATGATCACCAGACTGAGATGGATGGATGGAGTTTATTTGCGAAACCAAAGTACCCTGTAAGCGAAGACTTTTCTGTTTATGCACTTCTAGGTTATGGTGGGGTAAATTTAGATGGGGTAAAGGGTTATCTTGTAGATTATGATGAAACTGGTTTCCAATGGGGTCTTGGTGCGAGTTATGAAATGATGGAAAATCTCTCTCTCTTTGCTGACTACACTTTACCTGCAAATGATATGGATGGTAGTTACCAGGGTGATAATACAGTGAAGGCAGATGTAGATGCATTTACTGTAGGTATAACTTATAATTTTTAA
- a CDS encoding nucleotidyltransferase family protein produces the protein MPIKHQKTQLNNELSFLIACCQTEPSEEDISCIFSYLNAEHLDLNVLINLLNAHGILPLVYKTIKKIVEDDSYLNATHLTLNDEILIELKAHYMSISQRNMLMSAELIRIMKLLEDNGIEALAFKGPTLAQQVYGDITLRQFGDLDVLIKKEDIYKIDDLLQSHGYKRLLTLTPVQEKIWIKYAHDLGLIHSQKGTHFEMHWSFLDEDYPMQLNLDSYWNNLQKIEINGKKIPTFSSENLLVYLCIHGSKHLWERIGWIKDIDLLIKNYEIDWERINEISKNTNFERMIYLGLLLSNELFDTPLPSDINTQIQRVPKIDIVSKFILESWNIPKSTFAKTSAKLKLFTKTKEQIIYLHKVILKPSFNEYWFIDLPKGLYWVYYLVRPYLLLKKYFSKSI, from the coding sequence ATGCCAATTAAACATCAAAAAACACAACTAAATAATGAACTATCATTTCTCATTGCCTGTTGTCAAACTGAACCATCTGAAGAGGATATTAGCTGTATCTTTTCATATCTTAACGCTGAACACTTAGATCTTAACGTTTTGATTAATTTACTTAATGCCCACGGTATTCTTCCGCTTGTCTACAAAACTATCAAAAAAATCGTTGAAGATGACTCTTACCTTAACGCTACACACTTAACGCTGAATGATGAAATACTCATCGAGCTGAAAGCTCACTATATGAGTATTTCCCAAAGAAACATGCTCATGTCTGCTGAACTCATTCGCATTATGAAACTGCTTGAAGATAATGGTATCGAAGCCCTAGCCTTCAAAGGTCCTACCCTTGCACAGCAAGTGTATGGAGATATCACACTACGGCAGTTTGGAGATCTGGATGTCTTGATAAAAAAAGAAGATATCTACAAGATAGACGATTTGCTTCAATCACACGGCTATAAGCGATTACTAACACTCACACCTGTACAAGAAAAGATCTGGATAAAGTATGCCCATGATCTTGGACTGATCCACAGTCAAAAAGGTACACATTTTGAAATGCATTGGTCATTTTTAGATGAAGACTATCCGATGCAACTTAACTTGGATTCCTACTGGAACAATCTACAGAAGATAGAGATCAACGGAAAAAAGATCCCTACCTTTTCTTCTGAAAATCTTCTTGTTTATCTCTGTATTCATGGTTCAAAACATCTATGGGAACGGATAGGGTGGATCAAAGATATCGATCTCTTGATCAAAAACTATGAGATAGACTGGGAAAGAATTAATGAGATATCTAAGAATACAAACTTTGAAAGGATGATCTATCTAGGTCTCTTATTAAGTAATGAACTCTTTGATACACCTTTACCTTCAGACATAAATACTCAGATTCAACGTGTTCCTAAGATCGATATAGTCTCAAAATTCATACTAGAAAGCTGGAATATACCAAAGAGCACCTTTGCCAAGACCTCCGCAAAACTAAAGCTTTTCACTAAAACTAAAGAACAAATCATATACCTACACAAAGTAATCCTTAAACCATCATTTAATGAATACTGGTTTATAGATCTTCCAAAAGGACTTTACTGGGTTTACTACTTAGTTAGACCTTATCTTCTCTTAAAAAAATATTTTTCAAAATCTATCTAG
- a CDS encoding alginate lyase family protein produces the protein MKIEQIKYRLYFIIRNKLRQVRSFTYRYSVLSKAKPLTLLPSLDSFLSLKNDKFTFLNLEQQFEDRIDWNYLGHGKLWAYNLNYFEYLHQREMTSDKGLTLIYDFIGSIQSNKEGLEPFPISLRGINWIKFLSYHKINDQKINDSLYAQYKILMDNLEYHILGNHLLENGFSLLFGAYYFQDEIFYEKAKQILLRELKEEILNDGGHFELSPMYHQLMLFRILDCINLVKYNEYKNHALLAVLEDKAKVMLGWINTLTFQNGAIPLFNDSTNNVAPTTKQLNDYARKLDDDFNYSSVKLSDSGYRKFFQSKYELVVDVGNIGPDYIPGHAHSDTFNFEMYIDHKPFIVDTGLSTYEANMRREFERSTQSHNTVVVDGLNQSEVWGGFRVANRAKIIDFNESTNQVEATHDGYKRIDILHTRTFKSNIDEVSIIDKIDSKTDHECVAYLHFHPDIKVSESEGLLITNIAVINFQGNTGIRLDKYKYAPEFNKTYTGQCAVISFNKKLSTKIVIENTIRGKHENN, from the coding sequence ATGAAGATTGAACAGATAAAGTACAGATTGTACTTTATCATTAGAAACAAACTACGTCAAGTGCGTAGTTTTACTTATAGATACAGTGTGTTATCCAAGGCAAAACCGCTCACTCTCTTACCTTCTTTGGATTCTTTTCTATCACTAAAAAATGATAAATTCACTTTTTTAAATTTAGAACAACAGTTCGAAGATAGAATCGATTGGAATTATTTAGGTCATGGAAAACTCTGGGCGTATAATCTAAATTATTTTGAGTATTTGCATCAACGTGAGATGACATCTGACAAAGGCCTAACTTTAATTTATGATTTTATAGGTTCAATTCAGAGTAACAAAGAGGGCTTAGAGCCGTTTCCTATTTCATTACGAGGTATCAATTGGATTAAATTTTTAAGTTATCATAAAATAAATGATCAAAAGATCAATGATAGTCTTTATGCTCAATATAAAATACTAATGGATAATTTAGAATATCACATCTTAGGAAACCACTTGCTTGAAAATGGTTTTTCTCTTCTTTTTGGTGCTTATTATTTTCAAGATGAGATTTTCTATGAAAAGGCCAAACAGATCTTATTGAGGGAACTGAAAGAAGAAATACTTAATGATGGCGGACACTTTGAACTTAGTCCAATGTATCATCAGTTGATGCTATTTAGAATTTTGGATTGTATAAACTTAGTGAAATATAATGAGTATAAAAACCATGCATTACTGGCAGTGCTAGAAGATAAAGCGAAAGTAATGCTTGGTTGGATTAATACATTGACTTTTCAAAATGGTGCAATACCTTTGTTTAATGATAGTACAAATAATGTTGCACCAACAACTAAGCAGTTAAATGATTATGCTCGAAAGCTCGATGATGATTTTAACTATAGCAGTGTAAAATTATCTGATAGTGGTTATCGAAAGTTCTTTCAGTCAAAGTATGAATTGGTCGTAGATGTAGGTAACATTGGCCCTGATTATATACCAGGACATGCGCATAGTGATACATTTAATTTTGAAATGTATATAGACCATAAACCATTTATAGTTGATACTGGATTGTCGACATATGAGGCAAATATGAGAAGAGAATTTGAAAGATCTACTCAGTCTCATAATACTGTTGTTGTTGATGGGTTGAATCAGAGTGAAGTCTGGGGTGGATTTCGTGTGGCTAATCGTGCAAAGATAATTGATTTTAATGAAAGTACCAATCAAGTAGAAGCTACACATGATGGGTATAAAAGAATCGATATTTTACATACTCGTACATTTAAATCAAATATAGATGAAGTTAGCATAATTGACAAAATTGATTCTAAAACGGATCATGAATGTGTAGCTTATCTGCATTTTCATCCAGATATCAAGGTCTCGGAAAGTGAGGGATTATTAATTACTAATATAGCTGTAATTAATTTTCAGGGTAATACGGGTATTCGCTTAGATAAATATAAGTATGCACCAGAATTCAATAAAACATATACAGGACAATGTGCAGTGATAAGTTTTAATAAAAAGTTGTCTACTAAAATTGTAATAGAAAATACTATAAGAGGGAAGCATGAAAACAATTAA
- a CDS encoding glycosyltransferase family 4 protein, with translation MKTINFLTSHFIPENTACTNRVLSLVQELAKHYKVNVICLSEKGIIQENTKIVYSENVMIYYVNQAAFDGKNFFKRALNEIKYIIKLIKISKTLPSDITLATSPYMFMIPLVGFGIRGTKLLDIRDIVWEYLDEKSVVKKVIKKVLTLIMKLGMKQFDHITVTNIYELNLLSNKYALSNNIDVIPNGIDRERYEKLITIKPATDISFTVTYVGNIGLAQNIKVLIDAAIQLPNVKILIIGDGIEADKLRNYVKNENVNNVEFTGKLAWDILEEYYEKSSVLYAQLDEKYISAMPSKLYEYASIGLPVIYGGVGQAKTFMKSLEHAVAIVPNNVNALVGAIKQKREEEVSIVSQRNRELIKEKFLREVAAKEVVRIVNELI, from the coding sequence ATGAAAACAATTAATTTTTTGACATCCCATTTCATACCAGAAAATACCGCTTGTACTAATCGTGTTCTTTCATTAGTACAAGAGCTTGCAAAGCATTATAAAGTGAATGTTATATGCTTAAGTGAAAAAGGTATTATTCAAGAAAATACAAAGATAGTGTACAGTGAAAATGTAATGATCTATTACGTAAATCAAGCAGCTTTTGATGGAAAGAATTTCTTTAAACGGGCGTTAAATGAAATTAAATATATTATAAAGCTCATTAAGATTTCAAAAACCTTACCAAGTGATATAACTTTAGCAACATCTCCATATATGTTTATGATTCCTTTAGTAGGTTTTGGCATACGTGGAACGAAACTTCTAGATATTAGGGACATTGTTTGGGAATATCTTGATGAAAAGAGTGTGGTAAAAAAAGTTATTAAAAAAGTATTAACCTTAATTATGAAATTAGGAATGAAGCAATTCGATCATATTACAGTTACTAATATCTATGAATTAAATCTTCTCTCTAATAAATATGCATTATCAAATAATATAGATGTTATTCCAAATGGTATCGATAGAGAACGGTATGAAAAGCTAATAACAATAAAGCCAGCAACTGATATTTCTTTTACTGTTACTTATGTAGGAAATATCGGTTTAGCACAAAATATAAAGGTTTTGATAGATGCTGCAATACAATTACCAAATGTCAAAATTTTAATTATAGGTGATGGCATAGAGGCAGATAAGCTTAGAAATTATGTTAAAAATGAGAATGTTAATAATGTTGAATTTACAGGTAAACTTGCTTGGGATATTTTAGAAGAATACTATGAAAAGAGTTCTGTATTGTACGCACAACTAGATGAAAAGTATATTTCTGCCATGCCTTCAAAGCTTTACGAGTATGCTTCAATAGGTTTACCAGTGATTTATGGTGGAGTTGGTCAGGCAAAGACTTTTATGAAATCTTTAGAGCATGCCGTTGCAATAGTACCAAATAATGTTAATGCTCTTGTTGGGGCAATAAAACAAAAGCGTGAAGAGGAGGTAAGTATTGTTTCCCAAAGAAATAGAGAATTAATCAAAGAAAAGTTTCTACGAGAAGTTGCAGCAAAAGAAGTAGTTCGTATTGTGAATGAATTAATATGA